Proteins encoded within one genomic window of Oryza glaberrima chromosome 12, OglaRS2, whole genome shotgun sequence:
- the LOC127758132 gene encoding golgin candidate 6, with translation MDSRSINLRGFAGNAGKNIMQGIGGFVFGNERSESKEDSYVERFLDRISNGTISDDRRSAMTELQSLVAESRSAQMSFGAMGFPVLLNVLKEDREDVELVRGALETFVSALTPIETSQGPKTEVQPASVNSDLLSRETENISLLLSLLSEEDFYVRYYTIQLLTALLTNSLKRLQEAILLIPRGITVLMDMLMDREVIRNEALLLLTYLTRDAEEIQKIVVFEGVFEKIFSIIREEGYSDGGVVVQDCLELLNNLIRQNASNQMLLKETIGFDPLIAILKIRRGSAFNFTQQKTVNLLGALDTVELLLMGGGSSGEPGKDANKTTNQTALAQKNILDHLLLLGVESQWAPVALRCMALRCIGNLVLRNPQNLDSLASKQVGEDPHVQPALSAIFSIILRTSVAQEFVAADYVFKCFCEKNPGGQALLASTIAPHPNQAHATFGATTDMPFGSILLQALVSSDDNGDMEACCRASSVLSHIIKDNLQCKDRVLQIQLETPAPSLGRTEPLLHRIVTCLSIAASAEGENGQSGQPEESYIQPVILRLLIVWLVDCANAVDCLLESAVHLNYIIELASSKRYSACVRGLAAVVLGACVLYNASREKGRDAFAVADAISQKIGLSTYFLRFDELRKRFAHSSSGQQNRKQLSRSSANSMSDFQEIEEEEINKGDQHPVLSEIFDSHFVCFLSKLETDIRDNIMDIFSRTKTATAIIPAELEQKNGEVDGEYIKRLKSFVEKQCNEMQDLLGRNAMLAEELVRTGGGNSADSLQKPSSGRERVQIESLRQELEGATQRIEALRAEHTQIEAEASNQRNLAAKLESDLKSLSDAYNSLEQANFRLDSEVKALRQGGSAPYPDVEAIKAEAKEEAEKESEAELNDLLVCLGQEQSKVEKLSTRLAELGEDVDTLLQGIGDDTALPDDDDDEDEDDE, from the exons ATGGACTCCCGCTCCATCAACCTCCGGGGTTTCGCCGGGAACGCCGGCAAAAACATCATGCAG GGGATTGGGGGATTTGTTTTCGGAAATGAGAGGTCCGAGTCCAAGGAAGACAG CTATGTTGAGAGATTCCTTGATCGCATAAGCAATGGCACCATATCTGACGATAGGAGGTCTGCCATGACCGAGCTGCAGTCGCTTGTGGCAGAGTCTCGTTCTGCTCAGATGTCATTTGGAGCCATGG GATTTCCTGTTCTCCTCAACGTTTTAAAAGAAGACCGTGAAGATGTTGAGCTTGTGAGAGGTGCTCTAGAAACCTTTGTGAGTGCACTGACTCCTATTGAAACCTCGCAAGGACCAAAAACTGAGGTTCAGCCTGCATCAGTGAACTCTGATTTGCTTTCTCGAGAAACTGAGaatatctctcttcttttgagCTTATTG TCAGAGGAGGATTTCTATGTGCGGTACTATACGATCCAGCTTTTGACAGCGCTACTTACGAACTCGCTGAAAAG ACTACAAGAGGCAATTCTATTGATTCCCCGGGGCATAACAGTTTTAATGGATATGCTTATGGATCGGGAG GTCATAAGGAATGAAGCACTGTTACTTCTTACTTATCTGACCAGGGATGCTGAG gaaattCAAAAAATTGTGGTATTTGAGGGTGTATTTGAGAAAATATTTAGCATTATCAGAGAGGAAGGATACTCTGATGGTGGTGTTGTTGTTCAG GATTGCCTTGAACTGCTAAATAATTTAATCCGACAAAATGCATCCAATCAG ATGCTTCTGAAAGAGACAATCGGCTTTGATCCATTGATAGCAATACTAAAGATAAGGAGAGGCAGTGCATTCAATTTCACTCAACAAAAG ACAGTAAATCTTCTCGGTGCTTTAGATACTGTTGAGTTGCTTTTGATGGGAGGAGGCTCATCTGGTGAGCCAGGTAAAGATGCTAACAAGACCACCAACCAAACTGCTTTAGCTCAG AAAAATATTCTGGATCACCTTCTACTGTTAGGCGTGGAGAGTCAGTGGGCCCCTGTAGCTCTCCGCTGTATG GCCTTGCGATGCATTGGTAATTTGGTGTTAAGAAATCCTCAGAATCTTGATTCTCTTGCGAGCAAGCAAGTTGGGGAAGATCCTCATGTTCAGCCTGCACTCAGTGCAATCTTTTCTATAATCTTGCGAACCTCCGTAGCACAAGAATTTGTTGCTGCTGATTATGTCTTCAAGTGTTTCTGTGAG AAAAATCCTGGTGGCCAGGCTTTACTAGCATCAACGATTGCTCCACATCCAAATCAAGCACATGCTACATTTGGGGCCACTACTGACATGCCTTTTGGAAG TATACTTCTGCAAGCTCTGGTGTCAAGTGATGATAATGGAGATATGGAG GCATGTTGCAGAGCATCTAGTGTTCTTTCTCACATAATCAAGGACAACTTGCAATGCAAAGATCGT GTACTGCAAATTCAGCTTGAAACACCTGCACCTTCCTTGGGACGCACTGAGCCACTACTGCACCGCATTGTTACATGTTTGTCTATTGCAGCTTCAGCAGAAGGAGAAAATGGCCAAAGCGGTCAACCAGAAGAATCATATATTCAGCCAGTCATTCTCCGGTTACTCATTGTATGGCTTGTGGATTGTGCTAATGCCGTAGATTGCCTTTTGGAATCAGCAGTACATCTGAACTACATTATCGAGCTTGCTTCAAGTAAACGCTACAGTGCTTGTGTTCGTGGATTGGCTGCCGTTGTTTTAGGTGCTTGTGTCCTGTATAATGCAAGCCGGGAGAAGGGCCGAGATGCCTTTGCTGTTGCTGATGCTATAAGTCAGAAGATTGGCCTATCCACATACTTCTTGAGGTTCGATGAGTTGCGGAAAAGGTTTGCACATTCATCATCAGGGCAGCAGAACCGCAAGCAGCTTTCACGGTCAAGTGCAAATAGTATGTCAGATTTCCAAGAGATTGAAGAGGAAGAAATAAATAAAGGCGATCAGCATCCAGTCCTGTCAGAAATCTTTGATTCacattttgtttgtttcctCAGTAAGCTTGAGACTGATATTAGGGACAATATAATGGATATATTTAGTCGAACAAAGACCGCAACTGCAATTATACCTGCTGAGTTGGAGCAGAAGAATGGGGAAGTTGATGGAGAATACATCAAGCGGCTAAAGTCATTTGTAGAGAAACAATGCAATGAAATGCAG GACTTGCTAGGTCGGAATGCAATGCTGGCAGAAGAGTTAGTGAGAACTGGTGGTGGCAACTCCGCTGATTCCTTACAGAAACCGAGCAGTGGCCGAGAAAGGGTCCAAATCGAATCCCTCAGACAAGAACTCGAAGGAGCAACCCAACGCATAGAGGCACTCAGAGCTGAACATACCCAGATCGAAGCCGAAGCTAGCAACCAACGAAACCTCGCAGCGAAACTGGAATCTGATCTCAAGAGCCTGTCAGATGCTTACAACAGCCTGGAACAGGCCAACTTCCGTCTTGACTCTGAAGTGAAGGCCTTGCGGCAGGGAGGCAGTGCACCCTACCCCGATGTGGAAGCAATCAAAGCGGAAGCGAAGGAGGAGGCAGAGAAGGAGAGCGAGGCGGAGCTAAACGATCTCCTCGTCTGCCTGGGCCAGGAGCAGAGCAAGGTGGAGAAGCTGAGCACGAGACTGGCAGAGCTTGGTGAAGATGTGGACACCTTGCTGCAAGGCATTGGCGATGACACTGCTTTGCCagatgatgacgacgatgaagatgaagatgatgagtAA